In the genome of Acetobacter oryzifermentans, one region contains:
- a CDS encoding carbohydrate porin — MPAPNGGDGPVAPNGKGAHSILPQPYFFSLQFKPVAQGGKFLADHGVYFNGWNISQLNANVGGGYKNGSAYTNWALLGLNLDMQRIAGISGGQMHFIIDDVAGQGRSWEYNASDWSWINTWGNHDGLQVREFTWDQELFNKHLFILAGRSNPKGGEFEGSELYCQFATFLCSSPTTFTIDGSSPSFTVSSWSARVLIKPTASTYIKGGIWEVEPWVRAKNHNGWPGPDWGFDKAEGEFIPVEAGYHTDFTTDKYPRAYSLGFTYDTSIYSDPLYNTEHQVYALAGGKAQPRRGRTTVYAQAQQMIWKPDPNDTRGLIVFGSANFLTSGDGTVRNGFVAGLFDWGPFRSRPRDYVGLVFQSYLWNRKVVHSMNASLQAEGYRNQWNSSETMMELNYGLNVAPGVMATPYFEYIWNPDQLASSRVLPNVKYAAQVGLMVNFEINPGLNLPELHRYRK; from the coding sequence GTGCCGGCGCCTAATGGGGGAGATGGGCCTGTAGCACCTAATGGTAAAGGGGCGCATTCCATTTTGCCACAACCTTACTTCTTTTCCCTCCAATTTAAACCCGTAGCACAGGGAGGGAAATTTCTTGCTGATCACGGTGTTTATTTTAACGGCTGGAATATATCACAGCTAAATGCCAACGTCGGTGGTGGGTATAAAAACGGTTCTGCTTATACTAACTGGGCTTTGTTGGGGCTAAACCTTGATATGCAACGGATAGCCGGGATATCGGGTGGTCAGATGCATTTTATTATCGATGATGTGGCAGGGCAGGGGCGTAGTTGGGAGTATAATGCTTCGGATTGGTCATGGATCAACACATGGGGCAATCATGATGGGTTGCAGGTTCGTGAATTTACTTGGGATCAAGAACTTTTTAACAAACATCTTTTTATTCTAGCTGGCCGTTCAAACCCAAAAGGTGGTGAGTTTGAAGGTTCGGAACTGTATTGTCAGTTTGCAACCTTCCTGTGTTCATCACCAACAACATTTACAATTGATGGCTCATCACCATCATTTACGGTTTCATCATGGAGTGCACGTGTGCTGATCAAGCCCACAGCTTCTACGTATATTAAAGGCGGTATCTGGGAAGTAGAGCCTTGGGTGCGCGCCAAAAACCATAATGGTTGGCCTGGGCCAGACTGGGGGTTTGATAAAGCCGAGGGTGAATTCATACCTGTTGAAGCCGGATATCATACAGACTTTACAACAGATAAGTATCCTCGTGCTTATAGCCTTGGTTTTACGTATGATACCTCTATTTATAGTGATCCACTTTATAACACCGAGCATCAGGTTTACGCATTAGCGGGCGGCAAGGCGCAACCACGCCGTGGGCGTACAACTGTATACGCGCAAGCCCAGCAGATGATCTGGAAGCCCGACCCGAATGATACACGGGGGCTTATTGTTTTTGGGTCTGCAAACTTTCTGACATCGGGAGATGGCACCGTAAGAAATGGCTTTGTGGCAGGTCTGTTTGATTGGGGGCCTTTCCGTTCACGACCGAGGGATTATGTAGGCCTCGTGTTCCAGAGTTATTTGTGGAATCGTAAAGTCGTGCATTCCATGAATGCTTCTTTGCAAGCCGAAGGTTATCGCAATCAATGGAATAGTTCGGAAACCATGATGGAACTGAACTATGGCTTGAATGTTGCGCCGGGTGTTATGGCAACGCCTTATTTTGAATATATTTGGAATCCCGATCAGCTTGCATCTTCCAGAGTGCTGCCTAATGTTAAATATGCTGCGCAGGTTGGCTTAATGGTTAACTTTGAAATTAACCCCGGCCTTAATCTTCCTGAACTGCATAGATATAGAAAATAA
- a CDS encoding MFS transporter: protein MRSVAVSGQTSRSEQSGNRLFSTMAWRILPLLFLGFLASYLDRVNVGYAKLRMLSDLGMSEATYGLGTGLFFLGYILCEVPSNLMLVKFGARNWIARILVTWGLCSGLMMFVHTPTQFYILRILLGVAEAGFMPGVLYYLALWFPPQYRSKVTAAFMAGIPLASVIGGPVSGLLMDRLNGVAGYEGWRWLFFWEALPPVLIGVAVFLFLPTSPDKATWLTASESEWLRRENPLPSDKVSLSVSIGAAFRSPWVWLLGIVDGTLLLGLYTIAFWTPSLLHDDGIRSTFQIGCLSAIPQIGAVASMFLIGRSSDERGERRWHIVLPIVVGSIAMACIPLCMGNPFIVIACITAANMGILGALPPFWVLPSIMLKGSSAAVGLALAGSIANIAGFFATALVGYARSVTGDMSGVIWLFAGLVLLGGLSVLMIPKNSMKSL from the coding sequence ATGCGAAGTGTTGCTGTTTCCGGGCAGACAAGCCGTTCCGAGCAAAGCGGGAACAGGCTTTTTAGTACAATGGCGTGGCGTATTCTGCCGCTACTTTTTCTTGGTTTTTTGGCATCCTATCTAGATCGGGTGAATGTTGGATATGCCAAACTGCGTATGCTTTCTGATTTGGGGATGAGTGAAGCTACGTATGGTTTGGGTACGGGGCTATTCTTTCTTGGTTACATTTTGTGCGAAGTCCCCAGTAACCTGATGCTGGTTAAATTTGGTGCGCGTAACTGGATTGCTCGTATCCTTGTAACGTGGGGATTGTGCTCTGGCCTGATGATGTTTGTGCATACACCCACACAGTTTTATATTCTGCGTATTCTATTGGGTGTTGCAGAAGCAGGTTTTATGCCTGGTGTGCTGTATTATTTGGCATTGTGGTTTCCTCCTCAGTATCGCTCCAAAGTCACTGCGGCTTTTATGGCGGGTATTCCTTTAGCCAGTGTGATTGGCGGCCCTGTATCTGGCCTGTTGATGGACAGGCTGAATGGTGTAGCTGGTTATGAAGGTTGGCGTTGGCTTTTTTTCTGGGAAGCATTGCCACCGGTCCTTATTGGGGTAGCTGTTTTTCTATTTCTGCCGACGTCACCAGATAAAGCTACATGGCTCACTGCATCAGAAAGTGAGTGGCTGCGTCGTGAAAATCCGCTGCCTTCTGATAAGGTTAGTCTTTCTGTTAGTATTGGTGCGGCATTTCGCAGCCCGTGGGTATGGCTTTTGGGCATTGTGGATGGAACGTTACTTCTGGGTTTGTATACAATTGCTTTTTGGACACCTTCATTGCTGCATGATGATGGTATTCGTTCTACCTTTCAAATTGGTTGCCTCAGCGCTATTCCGCAAATTGGTGCTGTAGCCAGTATGTTTCTGATCGGGCGGAGTTCCGATGAGCGAGGTGAGCGCCGGTGGCATATTGTTCTTCCTATTGTTGTGGGCAGTATTGCAATGGCGTGTATTCCGTTGTGCATGGGCAATCCATTTATTGTTATTGCCTGTATTACAGCGGCCAATATGGGTATTCTTGGTGCGCTCCCACCTTTTTGGGTATTGCCGTCCATTATGCTTAAGGGAAGTAGCGCTGCGGTTGGGCTGGCATTGGCGGGTTCCATTGCCAATATAGCAGGATTTTTTGCAACGGCTTTGGTTGGATATGCCCGTAGTGTTACGGGGGATATGTCCGGCGTGATCTGGCTTTTTGCAGGCTTGGTTCTTCTTGGTGGACTTTCGGTTCTGATGATTCCGAAAAACAGCATGAAGTCATTATAA
- a CDS encoding maleate cis-trans isomerase family protein has product MKKIYRIGQIVPSSNITMETEIPALLKLRENIRPERFTFHSARMRMKTVSKDELAAMDGQSDRCAFELSDAALDVLGYACLVATMSMGPGYHRVSEKRLHERTVENGHPAPVITSAGALIEGLKVLGAKKIVVVAPYMRPLTELVVDYISREGIDVIDYVALEIPDNLDVGRHDCQRLPEIVKSLRYQDADAVIVSACVQMPSLPVVSIVEAITGKPTLSAAVATTYAMLKAMKLEAVAPGGGTLLSGAY; this is encoded by the coding sequence ATGAAGAAAATTTATCGTATCGGGCAGATTGTTCCCAGTTCCAACATTACAATGGAAACGGAAATTCCTGCACTGTTAAAGCTGCGTGAAAATATTCGGCCAGAACGGTTTACGTTTCATTCTGCACGTATGCGCATGAAAACGGTGAGTAAGGATGAGCTGGCTGCCATGGACGGGCAATCAGACCGTTGCGCGTTTGAACTGAGTGATGCAGCTTTGGATGTGCTGGGTTATGCCTGCCTTGTTGCCACTATGTCCATGGGGCCGGGCTATCACCGTGTTTCCGAAAAGCGCCTACATGAACGAACAGTTGAAAACGGACATCCTGCGCCTGTTATCACCAGTGCAGGAGCGCTGATTGAGGGCTTAAAGGTTCTTGGCGCCAAGAAAATTGTGGTTGTAGCACCTTACATGCGGCCTTTGACGGAATTGGTAGTGGATTACATCAGCCGCGAAGGTATTGATGTTATTGATTATGTGGCGCTGGAAATTCCAGATAATCTGGACGTGGGGCGTCATGATTGCCAGCGTTTACCGGAGATTGTGAAGAGCTTACGTTATCAGGATGCTGATGCAGTTATTGTTTCGGCTTGTGTGCAGATGCCTTCGCTTCCCGTTGTATCTATTGTGGAAGCTATAACTGGCAAACCGACTTTGAGTGCTGCTGTAGCAACAACGTATGCCATGCTTAAAGCCATGAAGTTGGAAGCAGTAGCACCTGGGGGTGGTACACTTCTTTCTGGCGCATATTAA
- a CDS encoding alpha/beta fold hydrolase, protein MSEEKFLYGANVYANGIRQHYLRYGGKGKPLVLAPGITSPAITWGFVGERLAADHDVYILDIRGRGLSSTGPDLDYDLDSYADDVLEFIKALGLKDVTLMGHSMGARIAIRAARKNSVDLAQLILVDPPVSGPGRRAYPANLDWYTESIRLSRKGMSAEDMQRFCPTWTEEQRQLRAEWLHTCDELATRISFEKFHTEDIHLDLPHLKVPARLVVATRGGVIQKEDEAEISSLNSAIEIVHVENAGHMIPWDNEEGFYSAVTVK, encoded by the coding sequence ATGAGTGAAGAAAAATTTCTTTATGGTGCCAACGTATATGCCAACGGTATTCGTCAGCATTATCTGCGGTATGGTGGTAAAGGTAAGCCGTTGGTGTTGGCTCCTGGCATTACCAGCCCTGCCATTACATGGGGGTTTGTAGGAGAACGGCTTGCTGCGGATCATGATGTTTACATTCTTGATATACGTGGGCGGGGCCTTTCTTCAACCGGGCCAGATCTAGATTATGATCTGGATAGCTATGCTGATGATGTTTTGGAATTCATTAAAGCGCTTGGTCTGAAGGATGTTACACTCATGGGGCATTCCATGGGGGCACGTATTGCTATTCGTGCTGCGCGCAAGAATTCAGTAGATCTTGCTCAGCTTATTTTGGTTGATCCTCCTGTTAGCGGCCCCGGACGGCGTGCTTATCCTGCAAATCTAGACTGGTATACAGAATCTATTCGCCTTTCCCGTAAGGGGATGAGTGCTGAAGACATGCAGCGTTTTTGTCCGACATGGACAGAGGAACAGCGTCAACTACGTGCTGAATGGCTGCATACTTGTGATGAACTGGCAACACGCATTTCGTTCGAAAAATTCCATACGGAAGACATCCATCTGGACCTTCCACATTTGAAGGTGCCAGCTCGTTTGGTTGTCGCAACACGCGGTGGGGTGATTCAGAAAGAAGATGAAGCTGAAATATCCAGTTTGAACAGTGCTATTGAGATCGTGCACGTTGAAAACGCGGGACATATGATCCCGTGGGATAATGAAGAAGGCTTTTATAGCGCTGTTACTGTAAAATAG
- a CDS encoding isochorismatase family protein, which produces MTTEDMRDEARYQKQGFGNEIGIVGGVGLLIIDFVNGFADPEAFGGGNIPQAIERTQDLLAFAREKGWKVAHSRIIFADDGADANIFSLKVPSMLGLTENNPASAIVPELAPVPGEYVVRKTVPSAFAGTPLAAWFVSHGVQTVVVAGCVTSGCVRASVLDAMQAGFRPVVISDCVGDRAIGPHEANLFDMAQKVADVMPLDALLSRISN; this is translated from the coding sequence ATGACAACAGAAGATATGCGTGATGAGGCACGATATCAGAAACAGGGTTTTGGTAACGAGATCGGCATTGTTGGAGGTGTCGGCCTGTTAATCATTGATTTTGTCAATGGTTTTGCTGATCCGGAAGCATTTGGCGGTGGGAATATTCCGCAGGCTATTGAACGTACGCAGGATCTACTTGCATTTGCGCGCGAGAAAGGTTGGAAAGTTGCGCATTCACGCATCATTTTTGCGGATGATGGTGCTGATGCGAATATTTTTTCCCTAAAGGTTCCCTCCATGTTGGGGCTTACGGAAAATAATCCGGCTTCGGCTATTGTGCCTGAACTTGCGCCGGTGCCGGGTGAATATGTTGTGCGTAAAACGGTGCCTTCTGCATTTGCAGGCACACCGCTTGCAGCTTGGTTTGTAAGCCACGGTGTGCAGACTGTGGTGGTGGCGGGTTGTGTAACATCGGGTTGTGTACGTGCAAGCGTGCTGGATGCCATGCAGGCTGGTTTTCGCCCTGTTGTTATCTCAGATTGCGTAGGAGATCGTGCAATCGGCCCGCATGAGGCCAATCTGTTCGATATGGCCCAGAAAGTTGCAGACGTTATGCCGTTGGATGCGCTGCTATCCCGTATTTCTAATTAA
- a CDS encoding molybdopterin cofactor-binding domain-containing protein, with protein sequence MTGVLQIFRKSLPPQGLSARGEFIPRDEVLVQVDENGQILGFCGHVDLGTGIATSLAQIVAEELDADPTYVRMVLGHTDRTPDQGATIASETIQVSSRPLRRAAAQARKLLLQRAAQLTNSPVESLSFRNGKLTGSLSGITNWGMGDIVRGVQIREELDETTPVKPPSEYRLVGRSHPRVDIPDKVMGRMVYVHDVRVEGMLHGRVIRPPYAGYDHGPFVGRSLLKVDRASVAHIEGLVDVVVIGDFVGVVAEREEQAIAAAEALQVTWAPVAVPDLSDPIEAIRANPYEPRVVLDRGDVDATLGKLSHRLDREYHWPYQMHGSIGPSCSVASWHEGSLTVWSGTQNPHMLQADIALLMDLPVTNVTVIRHEAAGCYGRNCADDVGGDAALLSRAVGRPVRVQLSRAQEHVWEPKGAAQLVRIEGGLDANGAPVAYNLDTSYPSNVSPLLALVLTRQVPAEVPAVAQMGDRTSIPPYDYANARVTVKDMPPLARASWFRGVSALPNSFAHDSYIDELAAEAGVDPLEYRLRYLPDTRAAELLKATAAKAGWEPRTQPPQVDPKERILRGRGLAYALYVHGPFPGKPAAWSAWVADVAVDRLTGEVSVTRAVVGQDAGLMINPAGIRHQLHGNVVQSTSRVLTEQVKFDHEGVESREWGGYPIIQFPDIPEINPVLMNRPEEPPLGAGESASVPSAAAIANAIYAATGVRFRDVPFTPEKVKTRLDEVLGPLERSSVVPLAPLSFHGEGARPAMASQGWKSLLRKAGLGAALVVAGSALATVLPWRAPIAPVAPPVPGMFSAEIIAKGKQVAAAGDCAVCHTIPGGKENAGGFALETPFGTIYSTNLTPDPKTGIGQWSYAAFERAMREGISRDGRHLYPAFPYTAFAKTSDADMQALYAYLMSQEPVEQKLPKTSLKFPYNLRFSMAGWNMLFHSTAPFVPDQNRSEQWNRGAYLAEGLGHCSACHTPRNALGAERWKTAYLAGGEAEGWVAPALSTLSRSPLPWSEDDLYAYLRTGFSPNHGPAGGPMAPVVHAMEDLPDVDVRAIAHYIASFDTRQTAESAPALRQQILTRTADLQSMEKGEGARIYNSGCAVCHEGEGTHLYGARPQLALNSNVWADTPDNLIRVVLDGAPSPAHQAANMMPAYRNLFSDRQIAEVVAFLRRTMAPEKGEWSDLVARVARIRAEGGH encoded by the coding sequence ATGACCGGTGTGCTCCAGATATTCCGGAAATCACTTCCTCCCCAAGGGCTTTCTGCACGAGGAGAATTTATCCCACGTGATGAGGTGCTGGTTCAGGTTGATGAAAACGGTCAGATTTTAGGGTTTTGTGGGCATGTAGATCTTGGGACAGGTATTGCAACTTCTCTGGCTCAGATTGTAGCAGAAGAACTGGATGCAGATCCTACATATGTCCGGATGGTATTGGGGCATACAGATCGTACCCCTGATCAAGGGGCGACAATTGCAAGTGAGACCATTCAGGTTTCATCTCGTCCGTTACGTCGGGCAGCGGCGCAGGCACGCAAGTTGCTGCTACAACGTGCTGCACAACTTACAAACTCCCCTGTTGAATCATTATCTTTCCGCAATGGGAAGTTAACAGGATCTTTGTCCGGAATAACAAACTGGGGGATGGGAGATATTGTACGTGGTGTTCAAATCCGTGAGGAATTGGATGAAACTACGCCGGTGAAGCCTCCATCTGAATATCGTCTGGTGGGCCGCAGTCATCCGCGGGTCGATATTCCAGATAAAGTAATGGGCCGCATGGTTTATGTGCATGATGTGCGTGTAGAGGGCATGCTGCATGGTCGTGTTATTCGGCCTCCCTATGCGGGTTATGATCATGGTCCGTTTGTAGGGCGTTCGTTATTAAAGGTGGACCGTGCATCTGTGGCCCATATTGAGGGCCTTGTGGATGTAGTGGTGATTGGTGATTTTGTCGGGGTGGTTGCTGAGCGCGAAGAACAGGCAATTGCAGCGGCAGAAGCGTTACAAGTTACGTGGGCACCAGTTGCTGTACCAGATCTTTCAGATCCGATAGAAGCGATACGGGCTAACCCGTACGAGCCTCGCGTTGTTTTGGATCGTGGAGATGTGGATGCGACGTTGGGTAAACTCTCCCATCGTCTAGATCGCGAATACCATTGGCCTTATCAGATGCATGGCTCTATTGGGCCTTCTTGCTCTGTGGCATCTTGGCATGAAGGTAGCCTGACAGTTTGGTCTGGCACGCAAAATCCGCATATGTTGCAAGCCGATATCGCGTTGTTGATGGATTTGCCTGTTACCAACGTAACAGTTATTCGTCACGAAGCAGCAGGGTGTTACGGGCGGAATTGTGCGGATGATGTGGGGGGGGATGCCGCTCTTCTTTCTCGCGCAGTTGGGCGGCCTGTTCGGGTTCAGCTTTCTCGTGCTCAGGAACATGTTTGGGAACCTAAAGGCGCGGCCCAGCTTGTGCGTATTGAAGGTGGACTGGATGCTAATGGTGCGCCTGTCGCTTATAATTTAGATACAAGTTACCCTTCCAATGTATCGCCATTGCTGGCGCTGGTGCTGACTAGGCAAGTGCCTGCGGAAGTACCTGCTGTAGCTCAGATGGGGGATAGAACGTCTATCCCTCCTTATGATTATGCGAATGCACGGGTTACAGTAAAAGATATGCCGCCTTTGGCGCGTGCTTCATGGTTTCGTGGTGTATCTGCACTGCCCAACAGCTTTGCGCACGATAGCTATATTGATGAACTGGCGGCAGAGGCAGGCGTAGATCCGCTGGAGTATCGCCTGCGTTATCTTCCAGATACACGTGCTGCAGAACTTCTTAAGGCAACAGCGGCAAAAGCTGGATGGGAACCGCGTACGCAACCGCCTCAGGTTGATCCAAAGGAACGTATCCTGCGCGGGCGTGGATTGGCCTATGCGCTGTATGTTCATGGGCCTTTCCCTGGCAAGCCGGCTGCATGGTCTGCATGGGTAGCTGATGTTGCAGTTGATCGCCTTACAGGTGAAGTAAGCGTGACGCGTGCTGTGGTCGGGCAAGATGCTGGGTTGATGATCAATCCGGCCGGTATTCGCCACCAACTGCATGGCAATGTGGTGCAGTCCACAAGCCGTGTGCTGACAGAGCAGGTTAAGTTCGACCATGAAGGTGTAGAAAGCCGGGAATGGGGCGGATATCCGATTATTCAATTTCCAGATATTCCTGAAATCAATCCGGTACTTATGAATCGCCCGGAGGAGCCCCCTCTCGGAGCAGGAGAGTCTGCATCCGTGCCTAGTGCCGCAGCTATTGCAAATGCAATATATGCTGCTACTGGCGTGCGTTTTCGGGATGTTCCATTTACACCTGAAAAAGTCAAAACGCGTCTGGATGAGGTATTGGGGCCGTTAGAGCGCTCTTCTGTTGTACCTTTAGCGCCGTTGTCTTTTCATGGAGAAGGTGCCCGTCCGGCTATGGCAAGCCAGGGATGGAAAAGCTTGCTACGTAAGGCTGGGTTAGGGGCGGCTTTGGTTGTGGCAGGCAGTGCATTAGCAACAGTTTTGCCATGGCGTGCACCTATCGCTCCAGTTGCACCCCCAGTGCCCGGTATGTTTTCTGCGGAAATTATCGCTAAAGGCAAACAGGTTGCAGCAGCGGGAGATTGTGCTGTTTGCCATACAATCCCGGGCGGTAAGGAAAATGCTGGTGGTTTTGCGTTGGAAACACCATTCGGCACGATTTATTCTACTAACCTAACGCCAGATCCTAAAACAGGTATTGGCCAATGGTCTTATGCAGCCTTTGAACGCGCCATGCGTGAAGGAATTAGCCGTGATGGAAGGCATTTGTATCCGGCCTTTCCTTATACGGCATTTGCAAAAACAAGTGATGCAGACATGCAGGCGCTTTACGCTTACCTGATGTCGCAGGAACCTGTAGAGCAGAAGCTTCCCAAAACGTCATTGAAATTTCCGTATAACTTACGTTTTTCCATGGCCGGGTGGAATATGCTGTTCCATAGCACAGCGCCGTTTGTGCCGGATCAGAACCGTTCAGAGCAGTGGAATAGGGGAGCATATCTGGCGGAAGGTTTGGGTCACTGTTCTGCATGCCATACGCCACGGAATGCTTTGGGGGCAGAGCGCTGGAAAACAGCTTATCTGGCTGGAGGAGAAGCCGAAGGTTGGGTTGCACCAGCATTATCTACACTGTCACGCTCTCCACTGCCCTGGAGCGAAGATGATCTTTACGCCTATTTGCGTACTGGCTTCAGTCCCAATCATGGCCCTGCTGGAGGCCCTATGGCACCCGTTGTGCACGCCATGGAAGACCTGCCAGATGTAGATGTGCGGGCTATAGCCCATTACATTGCCTCTTTTGATACAAGGCAAACGGCAGAGAGCGCACCAGCCTTACGACAACAGATACTGACCCGCACTGCAGATCTTCAATCCATGGAGAAAGGGGAAGGGGCACGTATCTACAATTCAGGCTGTGCAGTGTGTCATGAAGGGGAAGGGACGCATCTGTATGGAGCACGCCCTCAATTGGCGCTGAACAGTAATGTATGGGCCGATACACCAGATAATCTTATTCGTGTGGTGCTTGATGGTGCACCATCACCAGCACATCAGGCAGCCAACATGATGCCAGCTTACCGTAACCTGTTCTCTGATCGGCAGATTGCGGAAGTCGTGGCCTTCCTGCGTCGCACCATGGCTCCGGAAAAAGGGGAATGGAGCGATCTTGTTGCTCGGGTTGCGCGTATTCGTGCGGAAGGAGGGCACTAA
- a CDS encoding (2Fe-2S)-binding protein, with translation MAASVFLTVNGRRHTITAVGNTPLLTVLRNDLGLNGPKYGCGLGACGACTVLMDGKAARSCVVSLNAAAKCKNIVTLEGLSPDGSDPVQKAVVAAQAAQCGYCLNGMVMTLRAFLDATPNPDEDALKAALRYNLCRCGTHVEIMRAARIAAGLEKEDSGK, from the coding sequence ATGGCAGCCAGCGTCTTTCTAACAGTTAATGGCCGCCGTCATACCATTACGGCAGTCGGGAATACGCCACTTCTTACAGTTTTGCGCAATGATTTGGGGCTGAATGGCCCCAAATATGGCTGCGGTTTAGGGGCATGTGGTGCCTGCACGGTGCTAATGGACGGGAAAGCTGCACGGAGTTGTGTGGTTTCGTTAAACGCTGCAGCAAAGTGTAAAAACATTGTGACACTGGAAGGCCTTTCTCCAGATGGAAGTGATCCTGTGCAAAAGGCTGTGGTTGCAGCACAGGCAGCGCAGTGCGGCTATTGCCTGAACGGTATGGTCATGACGCTGCGGGCGTTTTTAGACGCGACCCCCAATCCCGATGAAGACGCATTAAAGGCTGCCCTGCGCTATAATCTTTGTCGTTGTGGTACTCATGTAGAAATTATGCGTGCTGCACGAATTGCAGCCGGATTAGAAAAGGAGGATAGCGGAAAATGA
- a CDS encoding FAD-dependent monooxygenase encodes MSGGVRIGIAGAGLGGVAAAGLLEKAGFDVVLFDQAPAFSRLGAGIQFGPNVLKILATLDGLDKKLEEISCLPDYWLSRKWDDGTVMAKIPLNAERGRYGAPYITIHRGDLHQAMLDCVSSERVKWAHKLVDFTDDGHGVTLNFENGASETVDILIGADGINSRVREKIFGLDEAVYTGWIAHRAIIPGAAAKSLGADLNAKWWSADRHIVCYYLDKNEDEFYLVTGEPAEWASRAGQLPSSREALREAFKGFHPMVQGYIDATDVVTKWPLKTRAPLPVWYQGRSVLLGDACHPMKPHMAQGAAMAVEDAAVLARCLTELGTKDLERTFRSYHEARKERATKVQSISNANTWLRQPEDPYWCYGDNIYDLTIE; translated from the coding sequence ATGTCAGGTGGAGTTCGTATAGGCATTGCAGGGGCAGGGCTTGGTGGCGTTGCAGCAGCAGGGCTGCTGGAGAAAGCTGGTTTTGATGTTGTTCTGTTTGATCAGGCTCCCGCTTTTTCTCGGCTGGGTGCGGGCATCCAGTTTGGTCCCAACGTCCTTAAAATTCTCGCCACTTTAGATGGTCTCGATAAAAAGCTAGAAGAAATTTCATGTCTTCCTGATTATTGGCTCAGCCGTAAGTGGGACGACGGCACAGTTATGGCCAAGATTCCGCTTAATGCTGAACGGGGACGCTATGGTGCGCCTTATATTACCATTCATCGTGGTGATCTGCATCAAGCTATGCTGGATTGTGTGAGTTCGGAACGTGTGAAATGGGCTCACAAACTGGTCGATTTTACAGATGATGGTCACGGCGTTACACTGAATTTCGAAAACGGCGCTTCAGAAACGGTTGATATCCTTATTGGTGCTGACGGTATAAACTCACGTGTACGCGAAAAAATCTTCGGTTTGGATGAGGCTGTTTATACCGGATGGATTGCACATCGTGCCATTATTCCGGGTGCAGCCGCCAAGAGCTTGGGAGCTGACCTGAACGCGAAGTGGTGGTCTGCTGATCGGCATATCGTGTGCTATTATCTTGATAAGAACGAAGATGAGTTCTACCTGGTAACAGGGGAGCCAGCAGAATGGGCTTCTCGTGCTGGACAGTTGCCAAGCTCACGTGAAGCGTTGCGTGAAGCATTCAAGGGCTTCCATCCAATGGTTCAGGGCTATATCGACGCGACTGATGTTGTTACGAAATGGCCGCTTAAAACGCGTGCACCATTGCCTGTTTGGTATCAAGGTCGTTCTGTATTGCTGGGAGATGCTTGCCACCCAATGAAGCCGCATATGGCGCAAGGGGCGGCTATGGCAGTGGAAGATGCAGCTGTTTTGGCCCGGTGCCTTACTGAGTTAGGTACAAAGGATCTGGAACGTACATTCCGTTCTTATCATGAAGCACGAAAAGAGCGTGCGACCAAAGTTCAGAGCATTTCCAATGCCAATACATGGCTACGGCAGCCTGAAGATCCTTACTGGTGTTACGGTGACAATATCTACGATCTGACAATCGAATAA
- a CDS encoding MarR family winged helix-turn-helix transcriptional regulator has protein sequence MKNNKKKSEQNYALDEQVGFLLRRAYQRHTAIFQEHIPDQHLTSAQFAVLVTTHKLGQASLVQISHEAAIDHATLRDIVSRLKKRGLLKVEQSKQDRRQKLVSLMPEGEQLLHETTPVARQVTDITLSPLNECEQIAVLHILQKLSHFEV, from the coding sequence ATGAAGAATAATAAAAAGAAATCTGAACAGAATTATGCCTTGGATGAACAAGTTGGTTTTCTGTTACGGCGTGCTTATCAGCGTCATACAGCTATTTTTCAGGAGCATATTCCAGACCAACATCTTACCTCTGCGCAATTTGCTGTTTTGGTTACCACCCATAAACTTGGTCAGGCTTCTTTGGTTCAGATTAGCCATGAAGCTGCGATTGATCATGCGACATTGCGTGACATTGTATCGCGTCTAAAAAAACGTGGGTTGTTGAAGGTAGAACAGAGTAAGCAAGATCGTAGGCAGAAACTTGTTTCGCTCATGCCTGAAGGTGAACAACTTTTACATGAGACCACTCCTGTAGCACGGCAGGTGACTGATATAACGTTGTCTCCGTTAAATGAGTGTGAGCAGATTGCTGTGCTCCATATTTTACAGAAGTTATCTCATTTTGAAGTATAA